From Lawsonia intracellularis PHE/MN1-00, the proteins below share one genomic window:
- a CDS encoding putative metalloprotease CJM1_0395 family protein codes for MIEGISSSSISFSGCSGCSVHSDSQKSKKENTNTPIQNNLSKEKDTDATGLRLTPEQKKEVEELKKRDQEVRTHEQAHMTAGGDLTSPASYTTTKGPDNKSYATGGEVQINVSPEEGNPEKTIEKARKIRSAALAPANPSSQDMQVASQANQMEAQAKIEKNSIENAENGKNKLSEKNTITTKKQEKKSINKIGNFSVNESLIGFLASPFMFSSAKNTTIDGNMIGAHLPPSQKAVASLYSYNDKLAQETLPSSLSLMI; via the coding sequence ATGATTGAAGGAATTTCATCTTCTTCTATAAGTTTCTCAGGATGCTCAGGATGTTCTGTACATAGTGACAGTCAAAAAAGCAAAAAAGAGAATACGAATACTCCAATTCAAAATAATCTTTCAAAAGAGAAAGATACTGATGCAACAGGACTTAGACTTACCCCTGAGCAAAAAAAAGAAGTTGAAGAATTAAAAAAACGTGATCAAGAAGTACGTACTCATGAACAAGCCCATATGACTGCTGGTGGAGATTTAACCAGTCCAGCAAGTTATACAACTACAAAAGGACCAGATAATAAAAGCTATGCAACAGGAGGTGAAGTACAAATAAATGTGTCTCCTGAAGAAGGAAATCCTGAAAAAACTATTGAAAAAGCACGTAAAATCCGTAGTGCTGCTTTAGCACCAGCAAATCCATCAAGTCAGGATATGCAAGTTGCTTCTCAGGCAAACCAAATGGAGGCACAAGCAAAAATAGAAAAAAATTCTATAGAAAATGCAGAAAATGGTAAGAATAAACTTTCTGAAAAAAATACTATTACAACAAAAAAACAAGAAAAAAAATCTATTAATAAAATAGGAAATTTCTCAGTAAATGAATCTCTAATTGGATTCTTAGCGTCGCCTTTTATGTTTTCATCTGCAAAGAATACTACAATAGATGGTAATATGATAGGAGCACATTTACCTCCTTCACAAAAAGCTGTCGCTTCTCTCTATTCTTACAATGATAAATTAGCACAAGAAACCTTACCCTCCTCTTTATCTCTAATGATATAA